The following coding sequences lie in one uncultured Flavobacterium sp. genomic window:
- a CDS encoding NADH-quinone oxidoreductase subunit A, which yields MQSDQYSYIPILMQAILAIGFVVGTIIISGKLGPKRSSEVKDKNFECGIESVGNARIPFSVKYFLVAILFVLFDVEVIFLYPWAVNFKELGIEGMLKMIVFMALLLVGFFYIIKKKALDWE from the coding sequence ATGCAATCTGATCAATACAGTTACATTCCTATTTTAATGCAAGCAATTTTAGCTATTGGATTTGTGGTAGGAACAATCATTATTTCCGGAAAATTAGGACCAAAAAGAAGTTCTGAGGTAAAAGACAAAAACTTTGAGTGTGGTATCGAATCTGTTGGTAATGCACGTATCCCATTTTCAGTAAAATATTTCCTGGTTGCTATTTTGTTTGTATTGTTTGACGTAGAGGTAATTTTTCTTTATCCTTGGGCTGTAAACTTCAAAGAATTAGGAATTGAAGGAATGCTAAAGATGATCGTATTCATGGCACTTTTATTAGTTGGCTTTTTCTACATCATCAAGAAAAAAGCATTAGACTGGGAATAA
- a CDS encoding cold shock domain-containing protein — MRTGTVKFFNESKGYGFITDEETGKDIFVHASGINAEELREGDRVSYEEEEGRKGKVAAKVAVI; from the coding sequence ATGCGTACAGGTACAGTAAAATTTTTCAATGAATCTAAAGGTTATGGATTCATTACAGACGAAGAAACAGGAAAAGATATCTTCGTTCACGCTTCAGGAATTAACGCGGAAGAATTACGCGAAGGAGACCGTGTAAGCTATGAAGAAGAAGAAGGAAGAAAAGGGAAAGTTGCTGCTAAAGTAGCAGTAATCTAA